From the Lolium rigidum isolate FL_2022 chromosome 2, APGP_CSIRO_Lrig_0.1, whole genome shotgun sequence genome, one window contains:
- the LOC124689496 gene encoding 26.2 kDa heat shock protein, mitochondrial-like: MATAVACADPALASLKKLLAEPSPTGAPVAYCALSPAAVRRLCSTQGKEVRRSDDDDDTNGKHEDAAAVGLRRALDSDLSSLFSHDVFDRFAAPTSLSRLLGLMEDAVAAPGLGGISSTARRGWSVAKEDDEAVYLKVPMPGFGKEHVKVSAEKNSLVIKGEGEKDAWDGDKDDNAVPRFNRRIELPANAYKMDKIKAEMKNGVLMVTVPKLKKEERKDVFQIAVE, translated from the exons ATGGCTACCGCCGTCGCTTGCGCTGATCCCGCGCTGGCCAGCCTCAAGAAGCTGCTCGCCGAGCCGTCGCCCACCGGTGCGCCCGTGGCCTACTGCGCGCTCAGCccggccgccgtccgccgcctcTGCAGCACCCAGGGCAAGGAGGTCCgccgctccgacgacgacgacgacaccaACGGCAAGCACGAGGATGCCGCCGCCGTGGGCCTCCGCCGTGCTCTCGACTCCGACCTGTCCAGCCTCTTCTCCCATG ATGTGTTCGACCGGTTCGCCGCGCCGACGAGCCTGAGCCGTCTGCTGGGTCTGATGGAGGACGCGGTCGCTGCTCCTGGTCTGGGCGGCATCTCCTCCACGGCACGGCGCGGGTGGTCGGTGGCgaaggaggacgacgaggcggtgtACCTGAAGGTGCCGATGCCGGGGTTCGGGAAGGAGCACGTCAAGGTGTCGGCGGAGAAGAACAGCCTGGTGATCAAGGGGGAGGGCGAGAAGGATGCCTGGGACGGCGACAAGGACGACAACGCTGTGCCGAGGTTCAACCGCCGCATCGAGCTGCCCGCCAACGCGTACAAGATGGACAAGATCAAGGCCGAGATGAAGAACGGCGTGCTCATGGTGACCGTGCCCAAGCTCAAGAAGGAGGAGCGCAAGGACGTGTTCCAGATCGCCGTCGAGTAG